One window of Nitrospinota bacterium genomic DNA carries:
- the ypdA gene encoding YpdA family putative bacillithiol disulfide reductase, translated as MTLLLDYLIIGAGPAGLACAIEAAKKGASYLVVDKGCLVNSIFHFPADITFFSTPDLLQIADLVFVSPSFRPSRVEVLKYYAAVADHYALNINTFEKVEEVTKTDGVFHVRTITAASEWKDYKAAKVIFATGYYDNPNMLKVPGEHMPHVSHYYGEAHPFRGRDVAVIGAKNSAVEAALSFWRAGARVTIIHRGPAISDSVKYWVRPDIEKRVETGQIKAMFNTAVTFISSKSVTAQNSATGESMEIAADFVFALTGYHPDTGLLQSCGVDIDEITQAPQCDPATLETNVPGLYVAGSIVAGVNNNKIFIENSREHGKMIVREGSA; from the coding sequence GTGACGCTTTTGCTCGACTATCTTATCATCGGCGCGGGACCCGCTGGGCTGGCCTGCGCCATAGAGGCGGCGAAAAAGGGGGCTTCGTACCTTGTTGTGGACAAGGGTTGCCTGGTCAACTCCATCTTCCATTTCCCGGCGGACATCACATTTTTCTCCACCCCCGACCTGCTTCAAATCGCCGATCTCGTGTTCGTCTCCCCTTCGTTCCGCCCAAGCCGCGTCGAAGTTTTAAAGTACTACGCCGCCGTGGCGGATCATTACGCCCTGAACATAAACACTTTCGAGAAGGTGGAGGAGGTTACGAAAACGGACGGCGTTTTCCACGTCCGCACTATAACCGCCGCCAGCGAGTGGAAGGATTACAAGGCGGCCAAAGTTATCTTCGCCACCGGGTATTATGACAACCCGAACATGCTTAAAGTCCCGGGGGAGCATATGCCCCACGTTTCGCATTATTACGGCGAGGCGCACCCGTTCCGGGGCAGGGATGTGGCGGTGATCGGCGCGAAGAACTCGGCGGTGGAGGCGGCCCTTTCGTTCTGGCGGGCGGGGGCGCGGGTGACGATTATCCATCGCGGCCCGGCCATTTCGGATTCGGTGAAATACTGGGTGCGGCCCGACATCGAAAAAAGGGTGGAGACGGGGCAGATAAAGGCGATGTTCAACACCGCCGTCACTTTCATTTCATCAAAGAGCGTGACGGCGCAAAACAGCGCCACCGGAGAATCCATGGAAATCGCCGCCGATTTTGTTTTCGCCCTCACAGGCTATCATCCGGACACGGGTCTGTTGCAATCGTGCGGGGTGGACATTGACGAGATAACGCAAGCTCCGCAATGCGATCCGGCGACGCTGGAGACGAACGTGCCGGGCCTTTATGTGGCAGGCTCCATCGTGGCGGGCGTGAACAACAACAAGATTTTTATCGAGAACAGCCGGGAGCACGGAAAGATGATCGTGCGCGAGGGATCAGCCTAG
- a CDS encoding TraR/DksA family transcriptional regulator translates to MEKRELEKFRETLADMQRKIMGDFERAVESSSEEFGGELPDINDDASRAVNRRIMLELSDKNHNTLVQIAEALDRIESGEYGKCSECGEDIPGKRLELLPFATHCVKCKEKMEKEV, encoded by the coding sequence ATGGAAAAAAGAGAGCTTGAAAAATTCCGCGAGACATTGGCGGACATGCAGCGGAAGATAATGGGGGACTTCGAGCGGGCGGTGGAATCGTCCTCGGAGGAGTTCGGCGGGGAACTGCCGGACATCAACGACGACGCCAGCCGCGCGGTCAACCGGCGCATCATGCTGGAGTTATCCGACAAGAACCACAACACCCTTGTGCAGATCGCCGAGGCGCTCGACAGGATAGAGTCCGGCGAGTACGGCAAGTGCTCCGAGTGCGGCGAGGACATCCCGGGAAAACGGCTGGAGCTTCTGCCTTTCGCCACGCATTGCGTCAAATGCAAGGAGAAGATGGAGAAGGAGGTTTGA
- the rsfS gene encoding ribosome silencing factor, translating into MTLKEKASLCYNSALSKKALEVSVLDVRGLSDVADVFLIAGATSRQHAQTIVSAVEDALRDAGQKGYHVEGYQNARWALIDAGDVIVHVFTEETREYYGLDRLWGDAEPLKLNGK; encoded by the coding sequence ATGACGTTAAAAGAAAAAGCTTCGTTGTGCTATAATTCGGCGCTGTCCAAAAAGGCGCTGGAAGTCTCGGTTTTGGACGTGCGCGGCCTGTCTGATGTGGCCGATGTTTTTTTGATAGCGGGCGCCACCTCGCGCCAGCACGCGCAGACCATCGTTTCGGCGGTGGAGGACGCGTTGCGGGACGCCGGGCAGAAAGGCTATCACGTGGAGGGCTATCAGAACGCCCGGTGGGCGCTGATAGACGCGGGCGACGTTATCGTGCACGTGTTCACGGAAGAGACGAGGGAATATTACGGGTTGGACAGGCTCTGGGGAGACGCGGAGCCTTTAAAGCTCAATGGCAAATAG
- a CDS encoding nicotinate-nucleotide adenylyltransferase: MKIGVFGGSFNPVHLGHLAAASEVAFKTGLSQVHFVVAGRHPLKDDGSLLDAGHRFRMVELALESNPDFTASRVEVDRPGPCYTIDTMRTFREMYGGDVHFILGQDAMEDVGSWNSALALLKTVNFIVVSRPGYDSSALMDVLQGVASVKYKNLKFIELGRSVDGTLETIGVEGAPSTIRIVRITPLDISSSDIRRRMASGRPIKYLVPEAVERYLRSEGLYNQDKPG, translated from the coding sequence ATGAAGATCGGAGTGTTTGGCGGATCGTTTAACCCGGTCCACCTCGGGCATCTGGCGGCGGCCAGTGAAGTGGCGTTCAAAACTGGCCTTTCCCAGGTTCATTTCGTGGTGGCCGGGCGGCACCCGTTAAAGGACGATGGCTCACTGCTGGACGCGGGCCACCGTTTCCGCATGGTGGAGCTTGCCCTGGAAAGCAATCCCGATTTCACCGCCAGCCGCGTGGAGGTGGACAGGCCCGGCCCCTGTTACACGATAGACACCATGCGCACTTTCCGCGAGATGTACGGCGGCGACGTTCATTTTATCCTCGGCCAAGACGCCATGGAGGACGTGGGGTCCTGGAACTCCGCGCTGGCGCTTTTAAAGACGGTGAATTTTATCGTTGTCAGCCGCCCCGGTTACGACTCCTCGGCGCTGATGGACGTGCTGCAGGGGGTGGCGTCGGTGAAGTACAAAAACCTGAAGTTCATCGAACTTGGGCGCAGCGTGGACGGGACGCTGGAGACCATAGGAGTGGAAGGGGCGCCCTCCACCATAAGGATCGTGCGGATCACGCCGCTGGACATATCTTCTTCGGACATCAGGAGGAGGATGGCCTCCGGCAGGCCGATAAAGTATCTTGTGCCGGAAGCTGTGGAGAGGTATCTTAGAAGTGAAGGGTTGTACAATCAGGACAAGCCCGGGTAA
- a CDS encoding glutamate-5-semialdehyde dehydrogenase, with product MTSQNAAAASIFEAVETIAQNARKASRPLADVSTVVKNNALTAMAKALVDQSGKIISANAKDMAQGADNGLTKAMLDRLKLDEKRIKAMADGLIEVAALPDPVGEVTEMKRRPNGIMVGRMRVPLGVVGIIYESRPNVTADTAALCLKSGNAVVLRGGSEAIHSNRAIAEILSATACDAGIPENAIQLIPMTDREAVLAMLKMEKHIDIIIPRGGYELIRFVTENSLIPVIKHDKGVCHVYVDRAADLAMADKILFNSKVQRPGVCNAAETLLVHEAVADKFLPMIAKTLGEAKVELRGCERTRKIIPSAKQAAEEDWGEEYLDLILAVRVVKSFDEALDHIAKYGSGHTEAIITNDYRTAQEFLRKVDSSAVMVNASTRFNDGGQFGLGAEVGISTQKLHARGPMGLVELTSLKFIVYGDGQVRQ from the coding sequence ATGACATCACAAAACGCGGCGGCGGCGTCCATATTCGAAGCGGTGGAGACCATCGCGCAAAACGCCCGCAAGGCTTCACGTCCGCTGGCGGACGTTTCCACCGTGGTGAAGAACAACGCGCTTACGGCCATGGCCAAGGCTCTTGTTGATCAGAGCGGCAAGATAATCTCCGCCAACGCAAAGGACATGGCCCAAGGGGCGGATAACGGCCTTACCAAAGCCATGCTCGACAGGCTCAAGCTGGACGAGAAGCGGATCAAGGCGATGGCGGACGGACTGATCGAAGTGGCGGCGCTCCCCGACCCCGTGGGGGAAGTGACAGAGATGAAACGCCGGCCAAACGGCATAATGGTGGGGCGCATGCGCGTCCCTCTCGGCGTTGTGGGAATCATTTACGAGTCCCGCCCAAACGTGACGGCGGACACGGCGGCGCTTTGCCTGAAATCTGGCAACGCGGTGGTTCTGCGCGGCGGCTCGGAGGCGATCCATTCAAACCGCGCCATCGCGGAGATCCTTTCGGCCACTGCCTGTGATGCGGGGATTCCCGAAAACGCCATCCAGCTTATTCCCATGACGGACCGGGAGGCGGTGCTGGCGATGCTGAAAATGGAAAAGCATATAGACATAATCATCCCCCGGGGCGGATACGAACTTATAAGGTTCGTCACGGAGAACTCTCTTATCCCCGTGATCAAACACGACAAGGGGGTGTGCCACGTGTATGTGGACCGCGCGGCGGACCTTGCGATGGCGGACAAAATATTGTTCAACTCCAAAGTCCAGCGCCCCGGCGTGTGCAACGCGGCGGAGACGCTGCTTGTGCATGAGGCCGTGGCGGACAAATTCCTGCCTATGATTGCGAAAACGCTTGGGGAGGCCAAGGTGGAATTGCGCGGCTGCGAGAGGACGCGGAAAATCATTCCTTCGGCCAAACAGGCCGCGGAGGAAGATTGGGGCGAGGAGTATCTCGACCTTATCCTGGCCGTTCGCGTCGTCAAAAGTTTCGACGAGGCGCTCGACCATATCGCAAAATACGGCTCCGGCCATACCGAGGCGATAATCACAAACGACTACCGGACGGCCCAGGAGTTTTTGCGCAAGGTGGACTCGTCGGCGGTGATGGTGAACGCATCGACGAGGTTCAACGACGGCGGGCAGTTCGGGCTCGGCGCGGAGGTGGGCATATCCACCCAGAAGCTTCATGCCCGCGGGCCCATGGGGCTTGTGGAACTTACGTCACTTAAGTTCATCGTGTACGGCGATGGGCAGGTGCGCCAATAG
- a CDS encoding 4-hydroxy-tetrahydrodipicolinate reductase: protein MAKIVVTGCAGKMGRRIVNVIEDTDGAVLAGGTEAPGSPFAGQDVGDVAGIGHKGAAISTSLKEIIAGCDAVIDFSVPAASLDHFHIAAEAGKAIVIGTTGFNEEHWKTFESMAKSCRAVIAPNMSVGVNVLFKLVRDAARIMGQTYDIEMFEMHHNQKVDSPSGTAVKLAEIAAGAVGRDLKKVGVFGREGQIGKRKPEEIGVMTLRGGDVVGEHTVMFAGTGERVELTHRAWSRDNFAMGAVRAAMWIVKQPNGIYDMQDVLGLK from the coding sequence ATGGCGAAAATAGTGGTGACAGGCTGCGCCGGCAAGATGGGGCGCAGGATAGTGAACGTGATAGAGGACACCGATGGCGCCGTGTTGGCTGGCGGCACGGAGGCGCCGGGAAGCCCCTTTGCCGGGCAGGACGTGGGGGACGTGGCTGGTATCGGCCATAAGGGCGCGGCAATATCCACGAGCCTGAAGGAGATCATCGCCGGATGCGACGCGGTCATAGATTTTTCCGTCCCGGCCGCCTCGCTGGACCACTTCCATATCGCGGCCGAGGCGGGCAAGGCCATCGTGATCGGCACCACGGGATTTAATGAGGAGCACTGGAAGACTTTCGAGTCCATGGCCAAGAGCTGCCGTGCGGTGATCGCCCCGAACATGAGCGTCGGGGTGAACGTGCTTTTCAAGCTCGTGCGGGACGCGGCGCGGATCATGGGGCAGACGTACGACATAGAGATGTTCGAGATGCACCATAACCAGAAGGTGGACTCCCCCTCCGGCACCGCCGTGAAGCTGGCGGAGATCGCCGCCGGGGCCGTGGGGAGGGACTTGAAGAAGGTGGGCGTTTTCGGCCGCGAGGGGCAGATCGGCAAACGAAAGCCCGAGGAGATCGGCGTGATGACTCTTCGCGGCGGCGACGTGGTGGGGGAGCATACCGTGATGTTCGCCGGGACGGGCGAGCGGGTGGAGCTTACCCACAGGGCCTGGTCGCGCGACAACTTCGCCATGGGCGCCGTGCGCGCGGCCATGTGGATAGTAAAGCAGCCCAACGGAATATACGACATGCAGGACGTTTTGGGGTTGAAGTAA
- a CDS encoding 4-hydroxy-tetrahydrodipicolinate synthase produces the protein MFSGSWVAVVTPFNNNAVDEAALADLVNWHVEKGTNGIVAVGTTGESPTLSHEEHHKVVEICVKAANKRIPVMAGTGSNSTDEAIDLTAHAKKAGADAVLLVNPYYNKPTQEGLYRHYMAIADAVDIPQIVYNIPGRTGGKIETSTMARLATHPNIVGLKDACGDLAYTSEIISRTSSDFSVLSGDDGLTLPMMSIGAKGVISVAANVVPDKIAALTAAALAGDFGAAREIHYSMWDLMNSMFYETNPIPVKTALAMMGRIREEFRLPLCQMGQANRERLQTVMQKCGLLAEEAARA, from the coding sequence ATGTTTTCCGGCTCTTGGGTCGCTGTCGTAACGCCGTTTAACAATAACGCGGTTGACGAGGCCGCCCTGGCGGACCTTGTGAACTGGCACGTGGAAAAGGGGACCAACGGCATCGTGGCCGTCGGCACCACCGGGGAATCGCCCACCCTGTCGCACGAGGAGCATCACAAGGTTGTCGAAATCTGCGTGAAAGCGGCCAACAAGCGCATTCCGGTGATGGCGGGGACGGGCTCAAACTCCACGGACGAGGCGATAGACCTGACCGCCCACGCAAAAAAGGCCGGGGCGGACGCGGTGCTACTGGTCAATCCGTATTACAACAAGCCGACGCAGGAAGGGCTGTACCGGCATTACATGGCGATAGCCGACGCGGTGGACATCCCCCAGATCGTGTACAACATCCCCGGCAGGACGGGAGGGAAGATAGAGACCTCCACCATGGCAAGGCTGGCCACCCACCCGAATATCGTGGGATTAAAGGACGCATGCGGCGATCTTGCTTATACATCCGAGATCATCTCGCGCACGAGCTCCGATTTCTCCGTGCTCTCCGGCGACGACGGGCTGACGCTGCCCATGATGTCCATCGGGGCCAAGGGAGTGATCTCGGTGGCGGCGAACGTTGTGCCGGACAAGATCGCGGCGTTGACGGCGGCGGCGCTGGCCGGGGACTTTGGCGCGGCCCGCGAGATACATTATTCGATGTGGGACCTGATGAACTCCATGTTCTACGAGACAAACCCGATCCCGGTGAAAACGGCGCTGGCCATGATGGGGAGGATACGGGAGGAGTTCCGCCTGCCGCTATGCCAAATGGGGCAGGCGAACAGGGAACGGCTGCAGACTGTGATGCAAAAGTGCGGACTGCTGGCCGAAGAGGCCGCGCGGGCCTGA
- a CDS encoding nucleotidyltransferase domain-containing protein produces the protein MADAAVVENIRKYLRDLNDGGMEVRFGVLFGSFARGEEHEWSDIDLLVVSPRFDGKFEREEVDKLWATTINSDIRIEPIPCGDRMWIEDDSSLIVEVARREGQVISI, from the coding sequence ATGGCTGACGCGGCTGTTGTAGAAAACATCAGGAAATACCTGCGCGACCTCAACGATGGGGGCATGGAAGTCCGTTTCGGCGTACTTTTCGGTTCGTTCGCCCGAGGCGAGGAACATGAATGGAGCGATATAGACCTGCTGGTGGTGTCTCCGCGCTTTGACGGCAAATTCGAAAGGGAAGAAGTTGACAAGCTTTGGGCCACCACGATAAATAGCGACATCAGGATAGAGCCGATTCCGTGCGGCGACAGGATGTGGATAGAGGACGATTCCAGCCTGATAGTGGAAGTGGCCCGCCGTGAGGGCCAAGTCATCTCCATTTGA
- a CDS encoding HEPN domain-containing protein: protein ALHTGHSPLAQLRQCLTIKPAPICILHGLQRNAYIHLCQYYYETVNISGGRNRHGLFFVHLALEKILKAHVCKFTNDIPPKSHNIIKLAELAGIELTGQQKADFNIINGFNIEGRYAEELQPPPTKEQAAIYFKKAEEIFRWLTRLL from the coding sequence GCTCTGCACACAGGCCACAGCCCGCTTGCGCAACTGCGTCAATGTCTTACTATCAAGCCCGCGCCCATCTGTATTCTTCATGGACTACAGCGTAACGCATATATCCACTTATGTCAATACTATTATGAGACGGTTAATATAAGCGGCGGCAGGAACCGTCACGGCCTGTTTTTTGTCCATCTTGCGTTGGAAAAAATATTAAAGGCGCATGTATGCAAATTCACCAATGACATTCCGCCCAAAAGCCACAATATAATCAAGTTGGCGGAGTTGGCCGGCATCGAACTTACCGGCCAGCAAAAAGCCGATTTCAATATTATCAACGGCTTCAATATTGAAGGAAGATACGCGGAGGAATTGCAGCCTCCGCCGACAAAAGAGCAGGCCGCCATTTATTTCAAGAAAGCGGAGGAGATTTTCCGATGGCTGACGCGGCTGTTGTAG